The Carassius auratus strain Wakin chromosome 5, ASM336829v1, whole genome shotgun sequence genome includes a window with the following:
- the LOC113077195 gene encoding sodium/potassium-transporting ATPase subunit gamma-like yields the protein MGVEIPEYSDADFTYDYEFIRRGGLIFAAVLFCLGMAIIFSKKFNCGNKASAK from the exons ATGGGAGTGG aaatacctgAGTATTCAGATGCTGATTTCACCTATG ATTATGAGTTTATCAGAAGAGGTGGGCTGATCTTTGcagctgttttgttctgtttgggtATGGCTATCATATTCA GCAAAAAGTTCAACTGTGGAAACAAGGCATCTGCTAAATAA
- the LOC113076992 gene encoding transmembrane protease serine 13-like, producing the protein MEQGQAESPPSYDSVVNHNTPPPSYPSLQTSSATQDHPYYIAQPVHQTPAPCVVQTIPTQRSQIPSNNTNMNKRYCYGGSGGTVVIVVLVVIAVWLGVRYGPSLWALSEKETETDTCPPLSVNCDGKRDCSQGSDESRCVRFGTANELQVMTSKTKSFLPVCAQGWNKTVADQTCQQLGFRQSYKDDVLQTSSSTFQSLNSQFTNTIQGSVNMSASCPGQKTVSLQCSKCGQPSVSRIVGGKVAADGQWPWQASLHFQGDHTCGGTLVAPDFIITAAHCFPKGTSSSQLPNWKVYIGLVSQLQLPSPYYVKQIILHENYDSTTKNNDIALLKLSKPASNIQPVCLPVFGQMFPAGKQCWTTGFGLTFEGADSISTYLMEVAVDLIDSAVCKSNTVYGGRITEQMQCAGDLRGGKDSCQGDSGGPLVCKVDDKWYLTGVTSWGDGCGRRNRPGVYSNVGQLLMWIYGKMQQQRP; encoded by the exons ATGGAGCAAGGACAG GCTGAGTCTCCTCCCTCATATGATTCTGTGGTGAATCACAACACGCCTCCTCCTTCATATCCAAGTCTTCAGACATCGTCAGCCACCCAAGACCACCCGTACTACATAGCTCAGCCAGTACATCAAACACCTGCTCCTTGTGTTGTACAGACAA TCCCGACACAGAGAAGTCAAATTCCTTCAAACAATACAAATATGAACAAAAGGTATTGCTATGGCGGGTCAGGTGGTACTGTTGTAATAGTTGTTCTGGTTGTGATTGCCGTCTGGCTGGGAG TGCGTTATGGGCCATCACTGTGGGCTCTGTCAGAGaaagaaacagagacagacacatgCCCCCCTTTATCAGTCAACTGTGATGGGAAGAGAGACTGTTCTCAAGGCAGTGATGAATCTCGCTGTG TGAGGTTCGGTACAGCAAATGAACTGCAGGTCATGACCTCTAAGACCAAAAGCTTTCTTCCCGTCTGTGCACAGGGCTGGAATAAAACTGTAGCAGACCAAACCTGCCAACAGCTTGGTTTCAGACA GAGTTATAAAGATGATGTCTTGCAAACCAGCTCATCCACCTTTCAAAGTTTGAACAGTCAGTTTACAAATACCATTCAAGGGAGTGTTAATATGAG TGCATCCTGTCCTGGTCAGAAGACTGTGTCCCTGCAGTGCAGCA AGTGTGGACAGCCATCAGTATCGAGGATCGTAGGGGGGAAAGTGGCTGCTGACGGTCAGTGGCCGTGGCAGGCCAGTCTGCATTTCCAAGGGGATCACACATGTGGAGGAACTCTAGTGGCTCCAGACTTCATCATTACTGCTGCTCACTGCTTCCCCAA AGGAACATCCAGCTCTCAGTTGCCTAACTGGAAAGTGTATATTGGTTTGGTGTCCCAGCTCCAGCTTCCCAGCCCATATTAtgtaaaacaaatcattttacatGAGAATTATGACTCAACGACAAAAAACAATGATATTGCCTTGCTAAAACTCAGTAAACCTGCAA GTAATATACAGCCTGTCTGCCTGCCTGTGTTTGGCCAGATGTTTCCTGCTGGGAAACAGTGCTGGACCACAGGTTTTGGACTTACCTTTGAAGGGGCAG ATAGTATCTCCACTTATTTGATGGAGGTCGCAGTAGACCTGATAGACTCAGCTGTGTGTAAATCAAATACTGTTTACGGCGGACGTATCACTGAGCAAATGCAGTGTGCAGGAGATCTTAGGGGAGGGAAAGACTCCTGCCAG ggCGACAGTGGGGGTCCACTGGTGTGTAAAGTTGATGACAAATGGTATCTCACAGGCGTAACAAGTTGGGGCGATGGCTGTGGAAGGCGGAACCGTCCAGGGGTCTACAGTAATGTTGGGCAACTTTTAATGTGGATATATGGCAAGATGCAG CAACAGCGACCGTGA
- the LOC113077054 gene encoding transmembrane protease serine 4-like, which produces MALKLRRRRELSTPRTEESRARWRLTIITVCCVLVILATLIVGLYFTIKMLNTKFFFCSGSLKFISIEKVCDRKADCPGREDEITCISKLQTNDTHPVRLMGERLVLQVFNKGGWRTVCADNWRTKHTRLICQQLGYTASPRSTRVLVKSLLFNSHNAFATVSNDSTHSDIQRLFSVSDRCLSGSVVSVSCSDCGEVVGEDRIVGGVDTEIEHWPWQVSLQWNHQHVCGGALLSLRWIISAAHCFTGQTQELRRWTVVLGQTQVVASRGVSVEKIVVHSYYSRLSNDYDIAMLKLTRPVTVGESILPVCLPPHQLSVKEMLVVTGWGLLKEKGELPSVLQKASVPLIDRSECSKPSVYGSAITPRMLCAGFLEGNIDACQGDSGGPLVYPASRWKLMGIVSWGVGCARNGKPGVYTDVSQFLSWIYTVMKGPP; this is translated from the exons ATGGCCCTAAAGCTGAGACGAAGGCGAGAATTAAGCACACCGAGGACTGAGGAGAGCAGAGCACGCTGGAGATTGACCATTATTACCGTGTGCTGTGTGCTAGTCATCCTAGCAACCTTGATAGTGGGGTTGTACTTTA CCATTAAGATGCTGAATACCAAGTTTTTTTTCTGCTCTGGCTCGCTGAAGTTCATTTCAATAGAAAAGGTATGTGATAGAAAGGCTGACTGTCCAGGCCGTGAGGATGAAATCACATGTATATCCAAACTGCAGACCAATGACACACATCCAG TGAGACTGATGGGGGAGAGACTGGTCCTGCAGGTGTTTAATAAGGGTGGATGGAGAACAGTGTGTGCTGATAACTGGAGGACAAAGCACACAAGGTTAATCTGTCAACAACTGGGCTATACAGC GAGTCCACGAAGTACACGAGTCCTGGTGAAGAGTCTGCTTTTCAACTCTCACAATGCATTTGCTACAGTCAGCAATGACTCAACACACTCTGACATCCAGCGTTTGTTCTCAGTCAG TGACCGATGTCTCTCTGGCTCAGTGGTGTCTGTGTCCTGCTCAG ACTGTGGAGAGGTGGTGGGAGAGGACCGTATTGTTGGTGGGGTGGACACCGAAATTGAACACTGGCCGTGGCAGGTTAGCCTTCAGTGGAACCACCAGCATGTTTGTGGAGGAGCATTACTGTCCCTGCGCTGGATCATATCAGCTGCTCACTGTTTTACAGG cCAGACACAAGAGCTGCGGCGATGGACCGTGGTTTTGGGTCAGACCCAAGTGGTGGCTTCCAGGGGTGTCAGCGTAGAGAAGATTGTAGTCCACAGTTACTACAGCCGCTTGAGTAATGACTATGATATCGCCATGCTAAAACTCACCCGGCCCGTCACTGTTGGGG AATCGATCTTGCCAGTTTGTTTACCCCCACACCAGCTGTCTGTGAAGGAGATGCTTGTGGTTACTGGATGGGGATTGTTAAAGGAGAAAG GTGAGCTGCCCTCTGTGCTGCAGAAAGCTTCAGTGCCACTGATTGACCGGTCCGAGTGTTCCAAGCCCTCTGTTTATGGTTCTGCCATAACTCCCAGAATGCTTTGTGCTGGATTCCTTGAAGGAAACATTGATGCGTGTCAG GGGGACAGTGGGGGTCCACTAGTGTACCCGGCATCTCGTTGGAAGTTAATGGGTATAGTGAGTTGGGGAGTGGGCTGTGCACGGAATGGAAAACCTGGAGTTTACACTGATGTTAGTCAATTTCTCAGCTGGATCTACACCGTAATGAAG GGACCTCCATGA